The following DNA comes from Buttiauxella agrestis.
TGAATAATGCACTGACGCAACAATCTGGTCAGATTGATAACGCAGTGAACAGCTCGACATTACCAACGGCCCCAGCGACCGTTGCAGCAGTAGCTGGCAGCAATGGTGCGACTCCAGCGCCGCGTCCTGTTGCGAAATCAGAGCCGGTGAAGCAAGCCGCACCTCGTCAGGAACGTAAAACTGCAGTCATTGAGCCACAACACAAAGCTCAGCCTGCTAAACAGCCTGCCGTGAAAGCAGAACCAAAACCGGTTGCGACAGCTAAACGTAGCGAGCCTGTTGCTGCTCCAGCACCAACAGCGACCGCACCAGCGAAAGCTCCGGTTACTGCAACTGCAACTGCGCCGAAAGCAACCGAAACCGCAGCCGCACCTGCACCGAAAGCCGCTGCCGCTGCACCAGTAACAGCAGCAACAGGTGCCGTAGCCGGTGATGCTGGCGCAATCAAAGGCGCGCCGGGTAGTCATTACACTTTGCAGCTTAGCTCTTCTTCAAACTCAGCAAATTTGAATGCCTGGGCGAAGAAAGAGAATCTGCAACACTATATGGTTTACCAGACGGTGCGAAATGGCCAGCCGTGGTATGTTTTGGTTAGCGGTATCTATGCCAACAAAGATGAGGCAAAACGTGCCGTTGCAACATTGCCAGCTGATGTTCAGGCCAAGAACCCATGGGCAAAACCTATCCATCAGGTGCAGTCTGATCTGAAGTGATGAACAAGCGCAGCCGCTGTTGGAACCTTTCCACAGCAGGAAAAGGTGTAAATAGTTAGGCAGCATGAAAAAAAATCGCGCTTTTCTGAAATGGGCGGGGGGGAAATACCCCCTGCTCGAAGACATTAAAAAGTATCTGCCGAAAGGTGATTGTCTGATTGAGCCGTTCGTCGGTGCCGGCTCAGTCTTTCTGAATACTGATTACTCCCGCTATATCCTCGCAGATATCAATAGCGATCTGATTAACCTCTATAACATCGTCAAAACCCGCACAGATGAGTACGTTCAGGAGTCCCGAAAACTTTTTACTGCTGAACAAAACGACGAGCAGTCGTTTTATCTCAATCGTGCCGAGTTTAACCAGTGCAAAGATGAATTTCGTCGTGCGCTGCTGTTTTTATATCTGAACCGCCATTGTTACAACGGCCTG
Coding sequences within:
- the damX gene encoding cell division protein DamX, which codes for MDEFKPEDELKPDPSDRRSGRTRRADERESEPQINVDDVELDADEPRPARSRRTRDEEEYESDDNLQVDAEERRPARARKKSAKPKVPVSRQHLMMGIGILVLLLLIIGIGSALKAPSTDTETVNQQPGAEKNIDLSGSSGSPADQANGAQPQPGNTAATNQTENASNPQEVTLPAISSTPTEAQTQPAPQGQQRVEVPGDLNNALTQQSGQIDNAVNSSTLPTAPATVAAVAGSNGATPAPRPVAKSEPVKQAAPRQERKTAVIEPQHKAQPAKQPAVKAEPKPVATAKRSEPVAAPAPTATAPAKAPVTATATAPKATETAAAPAPKAAAAAPVTAATGAVAGDAGAIKGAPGSHYTLQLSSSSNSANLNAWAKKENLQHYMVYQTVRNGQPWYVLVSGIYANKDEAKRAVATLPADVQAKNPWAKPIHQVQSDLK